The Hyphomicrobium sp. MC1 genome window below encodes:
- a CDS encoding OmpA family protein → MGALASHVGAQDSDPDGIRAAELLEDGLDALSDRAEDSGRRLLNRVIDEYPGTAAASRAKRALAALERGELDPESRQRLKADEAERTSEYRHAFLLDVGDRVFFAENSAALGGRARSLIEQQARWLNVRPDLSIMVIGRADGEGNSKAARDLSLQRAQAVRDRLVAAGLPLNRIEIKAAGDLDQVAICDNALCRAQNRNAEVLINYWHVYSGWQAGAQHPGLANSTSGTASRQLRDSGDQISQ, encoded by the coding sequence ATGGGCGCCTTGGCATCGCATGTCGGCGCGCAAGACAGTGATCCTGATGGCATTCGGGCAGCCGAACTTCTCGAAGATGGTCTGGATGCCTTGTCCGACCGTGCAGAGGATTCGGGCCGCCGGCTCCTTAATCGCGTTATCGACGAATATCCCGGCACGGCTGCCGCGTCGCGCGCCAAGCGAGCGCTCGCCGCGCTTGAGCGTGGCGAACTCGATCCGGAATCGCGGCAACGGCTGAAAGCCGATGAGGCCGAACGGACGTCGGAATATCGGCATGCTTTCCTGCTGGATGTTGGCGATCGCGTCTTTTTTGCTGAGAACAGTGCCGCACTTGGCGGACGCGCGCGCAGCCTTATCGAGCAGCAGGCGCGCTGGCTAAATGTGCGACCGGATCTGTCCATCATGGTCATCGGCCGGGCCGACGGCGAGGGCAACAGCAAGGCGGCCCGCGACCTGTCGCTGCAACGGGCGCAGGCAGTTCGCGATCGTCTCGTCGCGGCTGGTCTGCCGCTGAATCGCATAGAGATCAAAGCCGCCGGAGATCTGGACCAGGTCGCAATCTGCGACAACGCCCTTTGCCGGGCGCAGAATCGCAATGCCGAGGTTCTGATCAACTACTGGCACGTCTATTCCGGCTGGCAAGCCGGTGCGCAGCATCCCGGATTGGCAAATTCCACGTCCGGAACGGCAAGCCGGCAATTGCGCGATTCGGGCGATCAGATTTCTCAATAG
- the pal gene encoding peptidoglycan-associated lipoprotein Pal, which produces MMATFARSLGLRLAAVSILAATLGACANKDMQPDSLASKYGNATPGSQRDFTQNVGDIVYFSTDSVDLTPEAQQTLVKQSQWLQQYPQYTITIEGHADERGTREYNIALGARRATAVRNFLSQHGINGARIRTISYGKERPVAVCNDISCWSQNRRAQTVLNSGGVVSQR; this is translated from the coding sequence ATGATGGCCACGTTTGCGCGGAGCTTGGGCCTGCGCCTTGCCGCCGTTTCGATTCTTGCCGCGACGCTCGGCGCATGTGCCAACAAAGACATGCAGCCCGACTCGCTCGCCAGCAAGTATGGCAATGCAACACCCGGTTCGCAGCGCGACTTCACCCAGAATGTCGGCGATATCGTCTACTTCTCGACCGACTCGGTCGATCTGACGCCGGAAGCGCAGCAGACGCTCGTGAAGCAATCGCAATGGCTGCAGCAGTACCCGCAGTACACGATCACGATCGAAGGTCACGCCGACGAACGCGGTACGCGCGAATACAACATCGCGCTCGGTGCGCGCCGCGCGACGGCCGTGCGCAATTTCCTTTCGCAGCATGGTATCAACGGCGCCCGCATCCGTACGATCTCGTACGGCAAGGAGCGTCCGGTTGCGGTTTGCAACGATATTTCCTGCTGGTCGCAGAACCGGCGCGCGCAGACCGTGCTCAACAGCGGCGGCGTCGTCAGCCAGCGTTAG
- the tolA gene encoding cell envelope integrity protein TolA, with protein MPFGLVLSLLFHAALLGWALYGLHSSPPLTPDTPAISAELITPSEFLRLKQGSEDAKHLETKANDKPTPDDSKNDTQKPANAPPPPPPPAEEQVAKTEPPPEPEPPDAAEPPPPPPPPEASKSEPDPIAKKLQETPPPPAANTPPPPPEPGPTPEEKKAEEEKQAAEAAKKKAEEEAKKKAEEEAKKKAEEEAKKKAAEEAKKKALAEAKKKAAEEAKKKKLAALKKKRQEEARKKAEAAKKQFDPSKIAALLDKSPDDATPKALLDKDKRKKGQQASGSKNDAFDTGKEAGTATGTDTVLSAREQDLLKGMLKQQLNGCWRPPGTGGGEEVPVVALHWELNPDGTLAGEPQVTSAPNTTAGQVYAEAALRAVRTCAPFHLPPDKYEGGWKVIDWTFDPRQML; from the coding sequence GTGCCCTTCGGACTTGTTCTGTCCCTTCTTTTTCATGCCGCCCTTCTCGGGTGGGCACTTTACGGCTTGCATTCCTCGCCGCCGCTGACCCCGGACACGCCTGCGATTTCGGCTGAACTCATCACGCCGTCGGAATTCCTGCGCCTGAAGCAGGGCAGCGAAGACGCCAAACATCTCGAAACGAAGGCGAACGACAAGCCGACGCCGGACGACAGCAAGAACGATACGCAAAAGCCCGCGAATGCGCCGCCCCCTCCGCCGCCCCCGGCCGAGGAGCAGGTCGCGAAAACGGAGCCGCCTCCGGAGCCCGAACCGCCGGACGCTGCCGAGCCTCCGCCGCCTCCACCTCCGCCCGAGGCATCGAAGTCCGAGCCCGATCCGATCGCGAAGAAGCTGCAGGAGACGCCGCCGCCTCCGGCTGCGAACACGCCGCCTCCGCCGCCCGAGCCTGGTCCGACGCCTGAAGAAAAGAAGGCTGAAGAAGAAAAACAGGCCGCAGAAGCGGCGAAAAAGAAGGCCGAGGAAGAAGCTAAAAAGAAAGCCGAAGAAGAGGCAAAGAAAAAGGCCGAAGAGGAAGCCAAGAAGAAAGCGGCCGAGGAAGCGAAGAAAAAAGCGCTCGCCGAAGCCAAGAAGAAGGCTGCGGAAGAGGCAAAGAAAAAGAAGCTCGCTGCACTGAAGAAGAAGCGGCAGGAAGAGGCGCGCAAGAAGGCCGAGGCTGCCAAGAAGCAGTTCGATCCGAGCAAGATTGCCGCGTTACTGGACAAGTCGCCGGACGACGCGACGCCGAAAGCGTTGCTCGACAAGGACAAGCGGAAGAAGGGTCAGCAGGCATCTGGCTCGAAGAACGACGCGTTCGACACGGGCAAGGAAGCCGGTACGGCGACGGGCACCGATACGGTGCTTTCGGCGCGCGAGCAGGATCTGCTTAAGGGCATGCTGAAACAACAGCTCAACGGCTGCTGGCGGCCGCCGGGAACGGGCGGCGGCGAGGAAGTGCCGGTCGTCGCGCTGCATTGGGAACTCAATCCCGACGGCACACTCGCAGGCGAGCCGCAGGTGACGTCGGCACCGAACACGACGGCGGGGCAGGTCTATGCCGAGGCGGCGCTCCGGGCCGTCCGGACCTGTGCGCCTTTCCATCTGCCGCCGGACAAGTACGAAGGGGGCTGGAAGGTCATCGACTGGACTTTCGATCCGCGACAAATGTTGTAA
- the tolB gene encoding Tol-Pal system beta propeller repeat protein TolB: MILKVRLKRLFSVATFVAATIGLAPGLATTPAMAQLKGTQTEGTIAPIPIAIPTFLGDDQQLAQQISGVVEADLGNSGLFRPLDHGSFLEQVRDVNALPRFNDWRSIQADALVVGRVVNSGDGRVGAEFRVWDVAGGKQLTGQRFSTASRNWRRIGHMIADSIYERLTGEKGYFDTRIVFVDETGPKERRIKRLAIMDQDGANVRLLTQGNELVLTPRFSPTNQEITYMAYMADGQPKVFIMNLETGQRELVGDFPNMTFAPRFSPDGQRVIMSLGRPDGGSDIYEMDLRSRQPRRLTQSNGIDTSPSYSPDGSQIVFESDRGGRQQLWVMNSDGSNQHPISGGDGTYSTPVWSPRGDYIAFTKQAGGQFIIGVMKPDGSGERQLTSGFHNEGPTWAPNGRVLMFFRDVSNGESGGPRIYSVDITGYNEREVKTPSFASDPAWSPLLN; this comes from the coding sequence ATGATTCTGAAAGTCCGCCTGAAACGGCTGTTTTCTGTCGCTACGTTCGTCGCTGCCACCATAGGGCTCGCTCCAGGGTTGGCGACGACGCCCGCCATGGCGCAGCTCAAAGGTACGCAGACGGAAGGCACGATCGCGCCGATCCCGATCGCAATCCCGACATTTCTTGGCGACGATCAGCAACTCGCGCAGCAAATCTCCGGCGTGGTCGAAGCAGACCTTGGGAATTCAGGTTTGTTCCGGCCGCTCGATCACGGGTCTTTTCTGGAGCAGGTGCGCGACGTCAACGCGCTGCCACGTTTCAACGACTGGAGGTCGATCCAGGCCGACGCCCTGGTCGTGGGGCGCGTCGTCAACAGCGGCGACGGGCGAGTCGGCGCCGAATTCCGGGTCTGGGACGTGGCAGGCGGAAAGCAGCTCACGGGGCAGCGATTCTCAACGGCGTCCCGAAACTGGCGCCGCATCGGTCATATGATCGCCGACAGCATCTACGAACGCCTGACGGGCGAAAAAGGCTACTTCGATACGCGAATCGTCTTTGTCGACGAGACGGGACCGAAGGAACGCCGCATCAAGCGGCTCGCGATCATGGATCAGGACGGCGCCAATGTCCGCTTGCTGACGCAAGGCAACGAACTCGTGCTGACGCCGCGGTTCTCGCCGACGAACCAGGAAATCACCTACATGGCCTACATGGCCGATGGCCAGCCCAAGGTTTTCATCATGAACCTTGAGACCGGACAGCGGGAACTGGTCGGCGATTTTCCGAACATGACGTTCGCGCCGCGATTCTCGCCCGACGGCCAGCGCGTGATCATGAGTCTCGGCCGACCGGACGGCGGCTCCGACATCTACGAGATGGATCTGAGGTCGCGGCAGCCGCGGCGACTCACCCAGTCGAACGGCATCGACACCAGCCCCAGCTATTCGCCCGACGGCAGTCAGATCGTGTTCGAAAGCGATCGCGGCGGCCGGCAGCAGCTCTGGGTCATGAATTCGGATGGCTCCAACCAGCATCCGATCTCTGGAGGCGATGGCACCTATTCGACGCCGGTCTGGTCGCCGCGTGGCGACTATATCGCCTTCACCAAGCAGGCGGGCGGCCAGTTCATCATCGGCGTGATGAAACCGGACGGTTCAGGCGAGCGGCAATTGACGTCGGGCTTCCACAACGAGGGGCCGACCTGGGCGCCCAACGGCCGGGTGCTGATGTTCTTCCGTGATGTCAGCAACGGCGAGTCGGGTGGACCTCGAATCTATTCGGTCGACATCACCGGCTACAACGAGCGCGAAGTGAAGACGCCCTCGTTTGCATCCGACCCAGCGTGGTCGCCGCTGCTGAATTAA
- the tolR gene encoding protein TolR, with the protein MGMSVKAGGGGGRGRRRGKHMPMSEINVTPMVDVMLVLLIIFMVAAPLLQTGIDVNLPEAKGQQIPTPKKDPLAVTVKANGDVYIGDSQVPLDDLATKLKAIAQNGYDETIFVRGDKGVNYGTVMEVMSRINQGGFKKLSFVLNGEKGGT; encoded by the coding sequence ATGGGAATGAGCGTCAAGGCGGGCGGAGGCGGTGGACGCGGTCGGCGTCGCGGCAAGCATATGCCGATGAGCGAGATCAACGTCACGCCGATGGTCGACGTGATGCTCGTGCTGCTCATCATTTTCATGGTCGCCGCGCCGCTGCTGCAGACCGGCATCGACGTCAATCTGCCGGAAGCCAAGGGGCAGCAAATTCCGACGCCGAAGAAAGATCCGCTGGCGGTCACGGTGAAGGCCAACGGCGATGTTTACATCGGCGATTCGCAGGTTCCGCTCGATGATCTGGCGACGAAGCTCAAGGCCATCGCGCAGAACGGCTACGACGAGACGATCTTCGTGCGCGGCGACAAGGGTGTGAACTACGGTACGGTGATGGAAGTCATGAGCCGCATCAATCAGGGCGGCTTCAAGAAGTTGTCGTTCGTTCTCAACGGGGAGAAGGGAGGCACTTAG
- the ybgF gene encoding tol-pal system protein YbgF: protein MAKLAQIYSTGMGAFQAVALIAVMALSSGPLLSRPAMAQANDARGTKGGAAANASPDSALKARVDALEEQLVDMQVVVGTLETLAKNGGGGGGAASQPFPSAGSGADTARIESLETQVRALTAQVQQLTEQIQAQGGVQHRTDLPGGPDTASLGSGNGTPQAESAAIPGFGSTTVSPGNGGNDAIGGLLNKQDQQGQANGWSSPPGAGVATAALPPASEASGDPKQAYETAYGYLLQRDYGSAEASFNDFLKKYPNDSLAGNAQYWLGETYFVRGQYKAAAGAFLKGYQTYGQSGKAPDSLLKLAMSLDRLGQKEAACSSFSELAAKFPTAPQSVKGRAQSERQRIGCQ, encoded by the coding sequence ATGGCCAAGCTTGCGCAAATCTACAGCACTGGCATGGGCGCCTTTCAGGCCGTCGCCTTGATTGCGGTTATGGCTCTCTCGTCCGGTCCGCTTTTGTCTCGCCCGGCCATGGCGCAGGCGAACGATGCGCGCGGGACGAAGGGCGGCGCGGCGGCGAATGCTTCTCCTGACTCGGCTCTCAAAGCACGCGTCGATGCCCTGGAAGAGCAGCTTGTCGATATGCAGGTCGTCGTCGGGACTTTGGAAACACTCGCCAAGAACGGCGGCGGTGGTGGCGGGGCTGCATCGCAACCCTTCCCATCGGCCGGAAGCGGTGCTGATACCGCGCGGATCGAAAGCCTCGAAACGCAGGTCCGGGCGTTGACGGCACAGGTTCAGCAACTCACAGAACAGATTCAAGCCCAGGGCGGTGTGCAACATCGAACCGACCTTCCGGGCGGACCTGACACGGCTTCGCTCGGGAGTGGCAACGGAACGCCGCAAGCCGAGTCTGCGGCTATTCCAGGTTTCGGCTCGACGACCGTTTCGCCGGGGAATGGCGGCAACGATGCCATCGGCGGGCTTCTGAACAAGCAGGATCAGCAAGGGCAGGCGAACGGCTGGTCGTCTCCACCCGGCGCGGGCGTTGCGACGGCGGCCTTGCCGCCCGCAAGCGAAGCGTCAGGCGATCCCAAGCAGGCCTACGAGACGGCGTATGGCTATCTGCTGCAGCGCGATTACGGCTCGGCGGAAGCGTCCTTCAATGATTTTCTGAAGAAGTATCCCAACGACTCGCTCGCCGGGAACGCCCAATACTGGCTCGGCGAGACGTATTTCGTGCGCGGTCAATACAAGGCGGCAGCCGGCGCGTTTCTCAAGGGGTATCAGACTTATGGGCAAAGCGGTAAGGCGCCCGACAGTCTGTTGAAGCTCGCGATGTCGCTGGACAGGCTGGGTCAGAAAGAGGCAG